A stretch of Miscanthus floridulus cultivar M001 chromosome 13, ASM1932011v1, whole genome shotgun sequence DNA encodes these proteins:
- the LOC136500644 gene encoding uncharacterized protein isoform X2: MLRSVSGSNSSRGIAAVVGVGPRLGSAVARKFASEGYTIAILSHDLEKLSQLAEEIAQEAKAQVFALRVDCADARSVREAFEGVLSLGPVEVLVYNACEPPAANDDDAAAARLTPFLAVTPDAFHRALAVSAGGAFHCAQQVIPGMVERGRGTIIFTGSSASVTGFAGYSDLSCGKFALRGLSQSLAREFQPAGVHIAHVIIDGVIGERSSP, encoded by the exons ATGCTGAGGTCAGTGTCCGGCTCCAATTCCTCGAGGGGCATCGCCGCCGTGGTCGGCGTCGGGCCCCGGCTCGGCTCGGCGGTGGCGCGCAAGTTCGCCTCCGAGGGCTACACCATCGCCATCCTCTCCCACGACCTCG AGAAGCTGTCGCAGCTGGCGGAGGAGATCGCGCAGGAGGCCAAGGCGCAGGTGTTCGCGCTCCGGGTGGACTGCGCCGACGCCCGCTCCGTGCGCGAGGCCTTCGAGGGCGTCCTCTCCCTCGGCCCCGTCGAGGTGCTCGTCTACAACGCCTGCGAGCCGCCGGCGGCCAACGACGACGACGCCGCGGCCGCGCGCCTCACGCCCTTCCTCGCCGTCACCCCCGATGCTTTCCACCGCGCTCTGGCCGTCTCCGCCGGAGGGGCCTTCCACTGCGCACAACAG GTCATCCCGGGCATGGTGGAGAGGGGCAGGGGCACCATCATCTTCACGGGCTCCTCGGCGTCGGTCACCGGCTTCGCCGGCTACTCCGATCTAA GCTGCGGCAAGTTTGCCCTCCGGGGGTTGTCCCAGTCGCTGGCCAGGGAGTTCCAGCCGGCCGGCGTGCACATTGCGCATGTGATCATCGACGGCGTCATCGGCGAGAGGAG TTCGCCCTAG
- the LOC136500644 gene encoding uncharacterized protein isoform X1 yields MLRSVSGSNSSRGIAAVVGVGPRLGSAVARKFASEGYTIAILSHDLEKLSQLAEEIAQEAKAQVFALRVDCADARSVREAFEGVLSLGPVEVLVYNACEPPAANDDDAAAARLTPFLAVTPDAFHRALAVSAGGAFHCAQQVIPGMVERGRGTIIFTGSSASVTGFAGYSDLSCGKFALRGLSQSLAREFQPAGVHIAHVIIDGVIGERRSPRSSRAGSAGGDTAGADPDAVAQSYWHVHAQDKSAWTHEMDIRSPSFV; encoded by the exons ATGCTGAGGTCAGTGTCCGGCTCCAATTCCTCGAGGGGCATCGCCGCCGTGGTCGGCGTCGGGCCCCGGCTCGGCTCGGCGGTGGCGCGCAAGTTCGCCTCCGAGGGCTACACCATCGCCATCCTCTCCCACGACCTCG AGAAGCTGTCGCAGCTGGCGGAGGAGATCGCGCAGGAGGCCAAGGCGCAGGTGTTCGCGCTCCGGGTGGACTGCGCCGACGCCCGCTCCGTGCGCGAGGCCTTCGAGGGCGTCCTCTCCCTCGGCCCCGTCGAGGTGCTCGTCTACAACGCCTGCGAGCCGCCGGCGGCCAACGACGACGACGCCGCGGCCGCGCGCCTCACGCCCTTCCTCGCCGTCACCCCCGATGCTTTCCACCGCGCTCTGGCCGTCTCCGCCGGAGGGGCCTTCCACTGCGCACAACAG GTCATCCCGGGCATGGTGGAGAGGGGCAGGGGCACCATCATCTTCACGGGCTCCTCGGCGTCGGTCACCGGCTTCGCCGGCTACTCCGATCTAA GCTGCGGCAAGTTTGCCCTCCGGGGGTTGTCCCAGTCGCTGGCCAGGGAGTTCCAGCCGGCCGGCGTGCACATTGCGCATGTGATCATCGACGGCGTCATCGGCGAGAGGAG ATCGCCGAGGAGCAGCAGGGCCGGCAGCGCCGGCGGCGACACGGCGGGCGCGGACCCGGACGCGGTGGCGCAGAGCTACTGGCACGTCCACGCCCAGGACAAGAGCGCGTGGACGCACGAGATGGACATCCGGTCGCCGTCCTTCGTgtag
- the LOC136500643 gene encoding LOW QUALITY PROTEIN: phosphoglycerate mutase-like protein 4 (The sequence of the model RefSeq protein was modified relative to this genomic sequence to represent the inferred CDS: inserted 1 base in 1 codon; deleted 1 base in 1 codon), giving the protein MLWRLPXITLLPPPSAPPAPSVPSLAAFLPSPPSSITAAASLRTGPSAAPIPQIRCVDAPGTGRGMSSSASSTGGEATGGFTEVVIVRHGETSWNASRIIQGHLDAELNDMGRQQAVAVAHRLSKEAKPVAIYSSDLKRAAETAQTIARICNVPNVVFDPALRERHIGDLQGMKLQDAATERPEAYKAFMSRKRNQQIPGGGESLDQLSERCVSCLYNIVEKHKGERVILVSHGGTIRELYRHASPTKPLHCKIHNTSVSVILVSDATGRCIVKMCGDISHLQETGVLENAFGGDKTSA; this is encoded by the exons ATGCTCTGGCGCCTAC CAATCACGCTTctgccgccgccgtccgcgccgCCCGCCCCCTCGGTCCCGTCCCTCGCCGCTTTCCTCCCCTCTCCACCCTCCTCCATCACCGCCGCGGCGTCTCTCCGTACCGGACCCTCCGCAGCCCCCATCCCGCAGATCCGCTGTGTTGACGCTCCGGGAACCGGTCGGGGGATGTCA TCGTCCGCTTCCAGCACCGGGGGCGAGGCCACCGGCGGATTCACGGAGGTCGTGATCGTGCGGCACGGCGAGACATCGTGGAACGCCTCGCGCATCATACAG GGACACTTGGATGCAGAGCTTAATGATATGGGGAGGCAGCAAGCTGTTGCG GTTGCTCATCGCCTTTCTAAAGAAGCGAAACCAGTTGCCATATACTCTTCTGATCTGAAGCGAGCAGCAGAGACTGCGCAAACAATCGCAAGAATTTGCAATGTGCCAAAT GTCGTGTTTGATCCAGCACTGAGAGAAAGACACATTGGAGATCTGCAGGGCATGAAGCTTCAAGATGCTGCTACAGAGAGGCCAGAGGCATACAAAGCTTTTATGTCCCGCAAGAGAAATCAACAAATTCCT GGTGGTGGAGAGAGTCTTGATCAACTGTCGGAGCGATGTGTGTCGTGTTTGTACAACATTGTTGAGAAACACAAAG GGGAACGAGTTATCCTGGTTTCACATGGCGGCACCATCCGAGAACTCTACAGGCACGCCAGTCCTACCAAGCCGCTCCACTGCAAAATACACAACACGTCGGTGAGTGTCATCCTCGTGTCCGATGCCACCGGTCGTTGCATCGTCAAGATGTGCGGGGACATCAGTCACCTTCAGGAGACGGGCGTCCTGGAGAATGCCTTTGGTGGCGATAAGACCTCCGCCTAA